GTGGTCTTTGCCGGAGGACCGGGCTGGAAACCGTCGTCCGAACGGTAGTCTCCATGTCGTTTCTTCTGGCCTGTCCCAACTGCGGTGAGCGGAGCGTGTACGAGTTTCGCTCGGGCGGGGAGTTCCGGCAGCGCCCATCCGCGTCGGTTTCGTCACACGAGTGGGCGCGCTACCTGTATCTCCGAAAAAACG
This genomic window from Gemmatimonadota bacterium contains:
- a CDS encoding sarcosine oxidase subunit delta, with protein sequence MSFLLACPNCGERSVYEFRSGGEFRQRPSASVSSHEWARYLYLRKNEAGETTEWWYHQLGCRRWFLAVRDTRTNLVKETYEHD